CTGTGAAAAGTGCAAACATATTGATGGCgagttttttaccttttttaaaaaCTGTAGAGCCAGACTCGATGATATTTCGAGGGATTTTGATTTGATCTCAGAtcgctttaaaaaatataagaatatTCTTGATAATTCTTCAAACTTGGACATAGTGTTACAATCACCAACTGAAAATTCCAGAAAAAGGAAGAAATCTAAATCTAACAAGAATTCATCTAACAATGAGATTGAAACAATTTCTCCGACACTAGTTAACACCAATAATAATATTCAGGATTCAGAGACTGTTGTCATTCCTACTAACAACGCTGAAACTGCACCTTTACCTATTCCACCTATTATTATTACCCCGTCGCATTCGAATTCACTGAACACTGGAACAGTAGTGGCACCAGCTACTGTGTTAACTGATACTAATGCATTCTTTTCTCCTTTTAATACACCTACAAATCAATCGCCTGCTGGTTCAGCTCCAAAACCTTTAAGGGTCTTACCCCATTTTTGCTGCCCGTTTTGCTCCAGAAACAACTGAGGATGATattcatttctacataaaatcaaaactgaaTGCAAATGTAGACATTAAGGTATCTAAACTGCAATTTGTAGAGAGGAGGAACAAGTCGTCATTCAAAATGTTCGTacctgaggacatttttgacacAGTGTCAATCCGGAATTTTGGCCTTACAGAGCTGTGGTGcatgaatttttttaaagatagaGTTGCCCGTTTACCTGCACGTCCCGTTGAGCaatcaaaaaactgaataaaaCCCTGTCTGATACGAATTTTACTTTAGTTTATCAGAATGTTAGGGGACTTAAcacaaaattatgcaacctaTATACGGATAGCTTTGGCTTTGATTATGATTTGATTATATTTACTGAAACCTGGCTTCAAAGTAATATCTTAAATACCGAAATCTTATGCGACAAGTACCAAATTTATAGATGTGACCGCACAATTGGTTTGAAGAAATCTGGTGGCGGCCTCCTAATTGCtgtttcttcgaaatttgctTCATCAAAAATTGATATTCCAAATGAACTTCAAATTGAATATATAGGAGTGAAAATAAGGTGCGGCCATAATTCATTGTTTGTGACTTGCTCCTATATTCCTCCTGGTTCTTGTAACGATGTTTATAATGCTCATTTGACTGCTATCCAATCGGTCCTATCTACTGCGAGATCCTCTGATTTGATTGTTTTGTCTGGTGATTTTAACATTCCATCTATTACATGGAAATTTTGTGAGGAAATGAATTACTCCGTACCAATGCTAAGAAATGGATATCAATCggaatttgttgaaaacttgttaaaagatggtctttttcaaattagcaacatacaaaattcgaataataaattacttgatttattttttacaaatgaactaaaagatgtgTTTTTATCACGCGTCAATGCCGTTGTAAATCCTGAAGATGTTCATCATCCCACTGTCTGTATGGATATAAATATGTCTTTTTCGAGATCTATGCGAAATAAACTCGTATCGAaaactgataaaatattctcttttaatagaactgattatgaaaaactgaactcattactattaaatgtggattggaataaaatcttaccagcgagaaatcttgatgaatcaataaatacattttatgaaactttGAATTCATTCATAGCCCAATCTGTTCCATTAATTCGAATAACTTCTCACACTGGTCCACCTTGGAATGACAGTAAATTACGTAACTTGAAGAATAGAaagaataaactttataaaaagtataaaaaatctgGATCTGTGACTGACTATGCAAACTACTCAATTGCTCGTTCAGAATACAACCTGTGGAATAAACAATcctataacaattatttatcgaaaattaaaaatgaactgaagcttaatccaaagtcattttacagatttgttaattctaaacgtcaatcaaatgtgtatccaagaacccttcactatggtgctgttgaaggggatgataatgaatctatatgtaatttgttttcaaagttctttgcaacaacttactgccataaggatttcaagcaatctgatgcgtacccatataagatacaggaatattcgacattcactactccatttatttctcctgatattgtgatgagttatatggaaaagataaaatgttcatatcgcccgggccctgatgggattcccagtaacatcctcaaatattgtgctcattctctttcgactcctctttcatttctgtttaatgaatctttgcgcacaggtcactttcctacattgtggaagaattcatttatcattccgctatttaaaaatggaagcaagtcagatattacgaattatagaggcattgctaaattaagtgctattccaaaactgttggagaaaattatttctgatagtttgaatcatcaagtctcctctcttctatcgcctaaacaacatggcttccgtaaatcttgttcgaccataacaaatatcttggaattgactacaatggttaatgaaggctttagagatcgtttacagactgatgtcatttatactgattttagtaaggcgtttgacaaagtaaaccattcacttttactgtacaaactgcatcgcatgggcttcagtgaattaatggtatcctggtttgaaagttatctaaagaatcgtacacaatttgtagtatttgataacattatttcaaaatcaatacatgtgccttctggtgttccacaaggcagtcatcttggccctctattgttctgcttatttataaatgaccttccatcagccattaaatatggttacactctcatgtatgctgacgatgttaaaattataaaggttattcggaatagtgatgaccaatccttactccaatctgatctgaataacatgtacagatggtgctcatcaaatatgatggaactgaacataaggaaatgcaagcatatctctttttatagattaaattatatcgacacgaattataacttgaatggcacaacgcttgaaactgttgaatcctttaaagatcttggaatacttttggatcgcatgctaaattttagatctcacatttctatgactgtaaataaggcctatggatcatttggatttgtcaagcgctggagtaaggaattttctgacccatttgttacaagaaacttatatacttcacttgtgcgtcctatcctggaatatggatctgtaatttgggacccacagtaccaaattcattgcaatcgtattgaatctgttcagaaacaatttttactgttttgtttacgttggaataactggacacctcaaaccttgccgtcttacaaagaaagactatcgctcatcaaattacctacactgaaaagtagacgtaccatgctgaatatctgttttatggttgatttaattaacggaagatttaaatctgacttccttattaacagcatatcattcaatgtaccctttagacatacccgcaactttgaactgctccacattgaatactttcgaacgaacattgaaaacaacgatccacttcgccgtctttgtaaagaattcaataaattttattattatcttgatttgtcagaagagaaatacaatgtaaagaaaaagataacattattattaaataacgTTCAACGACCGTCTAACCTGGACTAATCATATACAACACAACATTGCCAAAACCTATGGCATGCTTCGTAACTTATGGGCTGTACAATCTTCAACACCTCTTCAAATCAGAATGCTATTAGCAAAAACGTACCTGATTCCTGTTCTTCTACATGGAgtagaaatatttgcaaattgtaATAGAGCCGATATGCAAAGACTAAACGTAGTTTACAACTCCATTGCACGATATGTATTCAACAAGAGACGTTACGATCGAATATCTGCATTCGCTTATCAGCTTTTTGAAATGAGCCTGGACAACCTAATCAAGTATAAATGTCTcgtttttcttcaaaaaattatctataccgCTGAACCAAAATATGTATATGAGAGATTGCAGTTTTCAAGATCCAATCGCGGAAAAAGAATAACTCAATTGCGATATAAATACACCAGGTCTGAACAACAGTTTCTAATACCCTCAATCCGCCTTTGGAACAATCTACCAACTAAATTACAACTAGTCAGCAACACACTACAATTCAAAAAAGAgcttaaagaattttataaatatcataatgaataattttgtcgaattcaTAAAGTACATTTTGAATTATTTAATATGTATACATTTTTATGTctcagaaatattaaaatcattgtttcaacaattttgtacaaatcaTGAACATATATGTAactcagaaatattaaaatcattgtttcaaaatttttacacaaatcaTTAACATACATGTAACTAAAAGTATATAACCTAGTGCTATAATTTATAAGATTTAATATCTTGTTGTGCTAGGCTGTTATaatcacaaataaataaataaataaatattaacaaacgatatgtatataatgtaatatattactgttagtctgtaagagtttaatccatagatgaaaataataataataaaaaaaaaacatcgcctCAACGTCAACGCAAGCAGCACCCACATATGTAATGCCGTCAAATAGTACATCAACTGCCGCCATGTCGTTTGTCCAGTCAGCGCCAACAATTTGCAGCAGCGCCGCCGTGCCGCCGACGCTACAGTCACCCAGTGCCTCAAATTTGTTATCGCCATCTTGGGTAAATGTACAAAACAACACAAGTCAAATGCCCAACTTGTCAAATACTGTAATGGGTCTGAATTTAAATGGATCTAACCTGATGTCacgaaaaatgcaagatttgccAGAATTTAGTCGACAGCCTGAAGATTGGCCGCTATTTTATACATCATTTACACAAACCACTGCCGCATATGGTTacacaaatttggaaaataatcaaCGTTTGTGTAAGTGTTTGAAAGGAGAAGCCCGTGAAGTGGTCAAATCTTTGCTGATTCATCCAAACAATGTAAGTGCTGTCATTGAACAATTGAAATTCCGATTTGGACGCCCAGAGCAACTCATTCAAAGCCAGTTAAGACAAGTAAGGGAGTTGCCACATATATCGGAAAACAACCTAGTGAAGTTAGTGCCGTATTCAACCAAGGTAAAAAATTTAGCTGTCTTCTTGCAATCAGTAAACGGTCAACAACATATTACTAATCCTACATTATTAGAGGAGCTAATTGCGAAGCTCCCCATGAGCAAAAAATTAGAATGGGCCAAAGTGGCCATGAATATTCAACCCTATCCAACAATTGTGAATTTTAGTGATTGGTTGCGTGAAGTGGCAAATTTAGTTTGCACCATTCAAGATATACATCAAAAAGAACAAAGTCGCCGTGTACTACTACATACaacagaaaaacaacaacagtgcCCAGTGTGTAAAGCTAATCATAAAATTTGCGATTGCAGCCGCTTTTTGAATCTGAATGTGAAAGATCGTTGGAcacaagttaaaaaaattcgtgCATGTTTTTCATGTTTAAATATTGGTCACAACACACGTGATTGTCGACGAAAGAaaacttgtgacaaaaatgGATGTTCAAAAATGCATACTAAATTGCTTCATGAGGACGTAGCCTATGATCCACAAAGTACAAATGGTGCTGTTGCAAGTGAACCTCAACAAAATGTACTCAGCTGCTCAGCAGAAGCcagcaaaaaattattgtttcgtGTTTTACCAGTCACATTGTACGGAGAAAATTGTTGCATGAATATTTACGCACTTTTTGATGATGGATCTTCGATCACAATGCTGGATAAAGAAATTGCCGATAAACTTGGAGTTCGAGGAAAAAGTAGTTCCTTAAATATTCAGTGGTTTGGAGGGCGGTCAGCCAGAGAACCAGTAATTTCGTTCAATTTGAAagtaacccaataaacacaggatgagcgtttttcaaatgcaacaacttttcagtttgagggtaaatataatattcaacataaattcaacttgacttgaaatagctcatcttcaatacatcttcaaattgtttgcgaattacttccaatttgccaaaatgttgacgaaatctttgaaaagttgttgaagataatatgagaaaactttgacaaaacactaccctaaaatgcaacgaaaaacccatgtggttttcaatacttatttgtgcaacgaagttcgtggtcaattgcaagaaataaaaaaatggaaaattttagacaaataaccaaatagtttataaaaacaggtaagtgaaaataaaaaatgaaataaaactttaagggccagtttctcattgtcttgttattatttatcgtgtcgataaaacagctgatcccatacaaaaattttactaaacggaggtctatccaccggttaaaattaatcatTAATCATGGccataaggaagtcactaaatgtatatctctttgcagaaaactaaaattatggattctacgttcttgaaaacattaaaaagctgaccgatgaaaaaatggtggacaattaactggaactgcttcaaatagtttataataattggtacgtcaatatgaaaaattaaatcaacactttagagaagtcactaaatttaaatctctttgcagaaaaccaaaatttttggatgctacatttttgcaaacattaagaagctgaccaatgaaaactgagtggcttatcgacaagaaaaagtttccagaaacattacaagtgcaaccaattaaaattgttaaaaacaacaaattattgaaatcaacaacttctggatgaaaatgggcatcacatcgtcagtttaattcatatgctattatcagtttaaaatggatattttgtgaattccttctgctggaaatcaattctaacacgcggtccagtacgttgctaatttcaaattgcccgcttgttaattaattttaatgctgttttatgacaccaaaggaaggaaaacgaattatcaatgcaaaagtgtttactaataatgtttaagatatttaaagttttgttgtttttttttgttcttatttgttgatatgtttaataagattattatttatcaattggtattgtagtgtattatgtagtgtagtgtattattatatatattatttcgataaaaatgaataaattatataaaattcatagaattttggctttgactttcaatttgaagtggggatatcattcatacaaatttaggttgaaaagtatttgcaacgatgttaattttgaatttgactcgcatcgaaaattgtttgacaaattattgagtagcgatgcatttcaatttgaggataacacttgagatattattgctaatgtgttgaatttcactgttgagggtaatgtctgttttttgttgagaacgcgattttctcaacaatttctcaacttgaatattaccctaatcctttgaaaaaatgtttgaaaaattgttgaaatttagcatttttcaaacgtttgtgtttattgggaagtgGAATTAACAAAAAGAGTTGCCATCTATTGAAAAAAGTATATGCtgtttcaaatttgaatttgccATCACAAAGCCTCACACAAGATGAAATTGATGAAGTTTTTAAGAAATCAAATGCGCCTGTCAAACCGTACACCAACATTGTGCCAAAATTATTAATTGGTTTAGATCATGCATTTTTGGGGTTGCCATCCTGCCgtgaaacaaataatttgttggGACCCTTTGCGTGTAATACTGAATTGGGGTGGGTGGTGTTTGGTCCATGTCCCAGTGTAGCGCCAACGCAAAATTCATGTCTTTTTGCAAACGTAAGTGGAAATGACGAACTTCATCAAGTTGTTGCAGATTActttaatattgaaaatatggGCGTGAGAGCAGCTCCTGTTGTTGAAAGTAATGAAATTACAAGAGCCAAACAAATTCTACATGAAACTACAAAAAGAATTGGTCATCGATTCCAAACCGGCCTGTTATGGAAAAATGATTTTGTGGAGTTGCCAGATAATTACGAATTAGCCCCTAGTCGCCTAGAAGGGATCGAGAGGAAGATGAGACGTGACGTAAACTTCGCACACGCCTACAGCGAAGTAATCAATGGTTATATTAATAAGGGATATGTCCGTGAAGTGCCACCAGAAGATATCCGCCTGATATCAAAAAGAAAATGGTACTTGCCACATTTTGCCGTAAGCAACCctaacaaagaaaataaaaaattgagattgGTTTTTGATGCCGCCGCCAAAGTAAACGGAATATCTTTAAatgataatttattaaaagGACCTCAGTGTATTTCATCATTGCCTACCATATTATTTAATTTCCGTAGTAGAAAAATAGCAGTCAGTGCAGATATTCGAGAGATGTTTCATTAAATCATGATCCAGCCTGATGATCGAATATCACAACGATTTTTATGGAGATTTGGAAAaactgattccgagccaaaggaaTTTGAAATGCTTGTTATGATTTTCGGAGCCGCCTGCTCACCATGTTCAGCAATTCATGTAATGAAAACAAATGCCAAAGAGCATAATAAACTTCTGCCTCGAGCCGTGGAAGCAATATGCGAACATCATTATATGGACGATTTTGTGGACAGTTTTGATTCAATTGAAGAAGCCATTTCTATTTCAAAATATGTTCGAGAAATTCAAAGCAATGGAGGCTTTGAACTTATAGGATTTACGTCGAATTCTAATGATGTCATCCTGGCACTAGATGGCGCTGCAACATCGAAAAGCATACCTGCCAATGATAATACGGGAAAGATATTGGGTCTTTATTGGGATTCAAAATCAGATATGTTTATGTTTAACTTGAAATTTAACAAGGTTGATCCATCTGTAATTTCTGGAGAGAGAAAGCCAACAAAACGTGAAGTATTAAGtgtaattatgtcaacattcgaCCCTCTTGGACTTTTAAGCCATTTCATAGTTGGCGGTAAATTAGTGTTACGAAGTATATGGAGACGTGATGTTCGATGGGATGAACCAATTCCGGATAACATCAACGTAGCGTGGGATCGATGGCGctcacaattaaaaaatatatcgaaTTATCGAATGTCACGATTTTACTGCCCACATGGTATGATTAAAAACTTACAACTTCATGTATTTGTTGATGCCAGTGAAGAAGCTTTTGCTGCCGTTGCATATTGGAGATTTGAACTTGTAGATGACACAATTTGTGTAAGTTTTATCTGTTCTAAGACAAAATGCTCgcctttgaagaaagtttctatTCCTCGCCTGGAATTACAAGCCGCTGTACTTGGGGTAAGAGTAAAGCAAAATGTACAGAGGGATCATAATTTTcttcctgaaaaaataattttatggacCGATTCAAAAACTGTTTTAAAATGGATTTCAAGTAAACACCGAGATTATAAGCCATATGTAGCCCATAGAATAGCCGAAATTTTGGATTCGACTGAAGAAAATAATTGGAGATGGATTCCAACTAAATATAATGTAGCCGACGATGCAACTCGCAGCTATAATAATGTTGATTTTTCAGCCACATATAGGTGGGTAAATGGTCCGGACTTTTTAAAACAAGCAGAAAACACTTGGTTAACTTTTACCGGTGAAGAACAATTACATGAGGATAATGGTGATGAAGAACTACACCCTAAAGTTTTATTGGTggttaacaaaaataatttgattaattttgaaCGTTTTTCATCATATATCCGTTTAAAAAGATCCGTAGCCCAATTGTATCGCTTTATAGGATTGTGTCGCAAACACTACAGCGATTTAGATCGATATGGAATAACATCAAAAGATTTAGAAAATGCTGAGAAGACCCTGTGCCAACAGGTCCAAAAAGAATCATTCGCTGACGTCATGAATTATATCGAAAAGGGACAGTCAgtcccaaaaaatagtaaattatcgaatttattgccttaTATTGCCGAAGATGGTCTCCTACGCGTATACGGTCGTATAGATGCTGCCAGTTGTTTGCCTTATAGTTCGCGACGACCAATAATCTTGCCTAAAGACcatcattttacaaaattattagtTCTGCATTATCATTGTCAAATGAAACATCAAAACAGTGAAGCAACTATTTGTGAAATACGTCGTAGGTTTTGGATACCACAAATTAGGAGCTTACttcgaaaaataatttcaaattgtatgatctgtaaaattaaaaacgCTAATCCTGTGGCTCCACTCATGGGACAACTTCCACTTGATCGTCTGGAACCCAATGTGGACCCCTTTAAATATACAGGCTTGGATTACTTTGGCCCTATAAATGTGACAAATGgtagaaaaacagaaaaaagatGGGTGGCGCTATTTACCTGCCTCACCCTGAGAGCCATCCACTTGGAAATAGCGCACGACTTATCTACCGATTCATGTATTATTGCAATGAGAAATTTTATGAATCGAAGAGGTGTTCCAACAAGAATCCGCTCTGATaacggcaaaaattttattggtgctAACGAAGAAGCTAAACGTTTCAACGAAGTTTTTGATGCTAATCGAGTCAAATGTGAGCTGTCATCGAAAGGTGTTGAGTGGATATTCAATTGTCCTGGAAATCCATCCGAAGGTGGCATATGGGAAAGAATGGTACAGTGTGTTAAAAAAGTGTTATATCATACGATGAAAGATGTGGCCCCAAAAGAACACGTACTGCAGTCTCTCTTGATTGAAGCTGAGAATATTGTCAACTCTAGGCCGTTGACACATCTGCCAATTAGTCCACACGAAGAAGAGCCACTTACTCCTAATCATTTTTTGATCGGCCGTGGTAATGTTGCACCAACTCCATCTGTAGATAAACCagatgacaaacttttctcccTGAAAAAACAATGGCGAATTGCTAGAAGTCTACGAGACAGATTTTGGAAAAGGTGGGTCGTTGAGTATTTGCCTACGTTGACAAGAAAAATGGTGTGAAAAAACTACTCCTATAAAAGTTGGTGATGTGGTTTTCATATGTGATCCTAATCTTCCACGAAGTCAATGGCGCAGAGGTTTGGTCACTTGCGTTCATGCTGGCACTGATGGTGTGGTACGACGAGCTGATGTCAAGACTGCAACTGGAAGCCTACAGCGTGCCGTGTCGAAGTTAGCCGTTCTGGACTTGGATACTGGTGAAGCTGATCGCTCCACGGGGGTGGGGGTGTTGCAGAACGACTAACAATTTcgtcctggaaaaatattttgtctttacgtTTCAATAATTATGTTTGACTAATTGTGTCGCCTATTGTGATTGATCTATTTTTTGACGTTTGGTTATCCGTAGTTTGTTTCTCCTTTGATCCTCTTGTTCGCATTCGATTTATTCTCATTTGGAATCACAAAGAGGAAGGAGGTACAAAACTGCGGTGagtatttgtaattttatatgtattttattttacagttattttacatttttagaaataaacgcTTTATTGTTTGTAATCACATTCATACCTATAATTAGCTTGTGTTTTCAAACTGTTAAATTGGCAAAACCTCCGGACTCAATTGCGGCCAGCaacactccatataaaaaacgttagcgcggaatatatgcgaaatctttgttttgagcattttcagacacatatttatacaaccctggattttttgcAAGAAAAAATAGGcgggcatattatttcgcataaatgagttaacatccctgggtttgagacactatttacggagatagatgaagatattcgtttttcgcagaaacgaacttagtactaagcagtaTGTTCGAATTGTTCAACGTCTATTGACGTTAAATTGTATAATCCCAATaagcacaaacgtttgaaaaaagctaaatttcaacaat
Above is a window of Haematobia irritans isolate KBUSLIRL unplaced genomic scaffold, ASM5000362v1 scaffold_70, whole genome shotgun sequence DNA encoding:
- the LOC142242817 gene encoding uncharacterized protein LOC142242817 — its product is MIQPDDRISQRFLWRFGKTDSEPKEFEMLVMIFGAACSPCSAIHVMKTNAKEHNKLLPRAVEAICEHHYMDDFVDSFDSIEEAISISKYVREIQSNGGFELIGFTSNSNDVILALDGAATSKSIPANDNTGKILGLYWDSKSDMFMFNLKFNKVDPSVISGERKPTKREVLSVIMSTFDPLGLLSHFIVGGKLVLRSIWRRDVRWDEPIPDNINVAWDRWRSQLKNISNYRMSRFYCPHGMIKNLQLHVFVDASEEAFAAVAYWRFELVDDTICVSFICSKTKCSPLKKVSIPRLELQAAVLGVRVKQNVQRDHNFLPEKIILWTDSKTVLKWISSKHRDYKPYVAHRIAEILDSTEENNWRWIPTKYNVADDATRSYNNVDFSATYRWVNGPDFLKQAENTWLTFTGEEQLHEDNGDEELHPKVLLVVNKNNLINFERFSSYIRLKRSVAQLYRFIGLCRKHYSDLDRYGITSKDLENAEKTLCQQVQKESFADVMNYIEKGQSVPKNSKLSNLLPYIAEDGLLRVYGRIDAASCLPYSSRRPIILPKDHHFTKLLVLHYHCQMKHQNSEATICEIRRRFWIPQIRSLLRKIISNCMICKIKNANPVAPLMGQLPLDRLEPNVDPFKYTGLDYFGPINVTNGRKTEKRWVALFTCLTLRAIHLEIAHDLSTDSCIIAMRNFMNRRGVPTRIRSDNGKNFIGANEEAKRFNEVFDANRVKCELSSKGVEWIFNCPGNPSEGGIWERMVQCVKKVLYHTMKDVAPKEHVLQSLLIEAENIVNSRPLTHLPISPHEEEPLTPNHFLIGRGNVAPTPSVDKPDDKLFSLKKQWRIARSLRDRFWKSQWRRGLVTCVHAGTDGVVRRADVKTATGSLQRAVSKLAVLDLDTGEADRSTGVGVLQND
- the LOC142242815 gene encoding uncharacterized protein LOC142242815; translation: MPSNSTSTAAMSFVQSAPTICSSAAVPPTLQSPSASNLLSPSWVNVQNNTSQMPNLSNTVMGLNLNGSNLMSRKMQDLPEFSRQPEDWPLFYTSFTQTTAAYGYTNLENNQRLCKCLKGEAREVVKSLLIHPNNVSAVIEQLKFRFGRPEQLIQSQLRQVRELPHISENNLVKLVPYSTKVKNLAVFLQSVNGQQHITNPTLLEELIAKLPMSKKLEWAKVAMNIQPYPTIVNFSDWLREVANLVCTIQDIHQKEQSRRVLLHTTEKQQQCPVCKANHKICDCSRFLNLNVKDRWTQVKKIRACFSCLNIGHNTRDCRRKKTCDKNGCSKMHTKLLHEDVAYDPQSTNGAVASEPQQNVLSCSAEASKKLLFRVLPVTLYGENCCMNIYALFDDGSSITMLDKEIADKLGVRGKSSSLNIQWFGGRSAREPVISFNLKVTQ
- the LOC142242816 gene encoding uncharacterized protein LOC142242816, which produces MGVRAAPVVESNEITRAKQILHETTKRIGHRFQTGLLWKNDFVELPDNYELAPSRLEGIERKMRRDVNFAHAYSEVINGYINKGYVREVPPEDIRLISKRKWYLPHFAVSNPNKENKKLRLVFDAAAKVNGISLNDNLLKGPQCISSLPTILFNFRSRKIAVSADIREMFH